A window of the Lactuca sativa cultivar Salinas chromosome 5, Lsat_Salinas_v11, whole genome shotgun sequence genome harbors these coding sequences:
- the LOC111910143 gene encoding flavanone 3-dioxygenase 3 isoform X3, producing the protein MEAKGDVSDSSFTSVTSLTLKCPKKIPQQYVLPSFQRSNHSLLDHISTEFPIIDLSMLNHPAHMPKLVNEVGAACKKLGFFQVINHGIPSWVMKDAIDSAEELFRLPTDKKMCFASADVHAPVRYGTSMNHVIDKVLFWRDFIKHYANPISEWIHLWPSDPPSYREKMGSYAKAANTLQKQLMEVIMESLGLNADYLHDDIEEGSQVMDVNCYPACPEPDLALGMPPHTDYGTLTILNQSQQGLQIMDQDKKWHAVPFVQGALIVRLGDQFEVLSNGRYKSIRHRAILDTHKQRLSIASIHSMPMEKKVGPAPELIDEQHPIAYKEGSFSGFLDHISVKSVSEEDTYLDTLKIHEA; encoded by the exons ATGGAAGCAAAGGGAGATGTATCGGATAGTTCATTTACCAGTGTCACCTCACTTACCCTAAAATGTCCAAAAAAAATTCCCCAACAATATGTTCTTCCTTCTTTTCAACGATCAAACCATAGCCTTCTTGATCACATATCTACTGAATTTCCAATCATCGACCTATCCATGCTCAACCACCCTGCTCACATGCCCAAACTAGTCAATGAAGTTGGTGCTGCCTGCAAGAAACTTGGGTTCTTTCAG GTAATAAACCATGGAATTCCTAGTTGGGTCATGAAAGATGCAATAgactccgctgaagaactctttAGGTTGCCAACCGACAAGAAGATGTGTTTTGCTTCTGCCGATGTTCACGCCCCTGTTAGATATGGCACCAGTATGAATCATGTGATAGACAAGGTGCTGTTTTGGAGAGACTTCATCAAGCATTATGCTAATCCGATATCAGAATGGATCCATCTATGGCCATCGGATCCTCCAAGTTAcag AGAGAAGATGGGAAGCTATGCAAAGGCGGCAAACACATTACAGAAGCAATTAATGGAAGTGATCATGGAAAGCTTAGGACTGAATGCGGATTACTTACATGATGACATAGAAGAAGGTTCACAAGTCATGGATGTCAACTGCTACCCGGCCTGCCCGGAACCAGATCTTGCACTAGGGATGCCACCACACACGGATTATGGAACCCTCACAATCTTAAATCAAAGCCAGCAAGGACTTCAAATTATGGACCAAGATAAAAAATGGCATGCGGTTCCATTTGTTCAAGGTGCCCTAATAGTTCGGTTGGGAGATCAATTTGAAGTGTTGAGTAATGGAAGATACAAGAGTATACGTCATAGAGCCATTCTTGACACGCATAAACAGCGCCTGTCAATTGCTAGTATTCATAGTATGCCCATGGAGAAAAAAGTAGGACCAGCACCTGAGCTAATTGATGAGCAACACCCCATTGCCTACAAAGAAGGGAGCTTCAGTGGATTTCTTGATCACATCTCTGTTAAATCTGTATCAGAAGAAGATACCTACCTCGACACGTTAAAAATTCATGAAGCATGA
- the LOC111910143 gene encoding flavanone 3-dioxygenase 3 isoform X1: MKLVLPARNLGSFRYLLGCICNTGVDGNKLSTTIFDKEGVTFTSFAHRQIFKRKSLSNPFEWENLCHQHELHSNQMHAQVVINHGIPSWVMKDAIDSAEELFRLPTDKKMCFASADVHAPVRYGTSMNHVIDKVLFWRDFIKHYANPISEWIHLWPSDPPSYREKMGSYAKAANTLQKQLMEVIMESLGLNADYLHDDIEEGSQVMDVNCYPACPEPDLALGMPPHTDYGTLTILNQSQQGLQIMDQDKKWHAVPFVQGALIVRLGDQFEVLSNGRYKSIRHRAILDTHKQRLSIASIHSMPMEKKVGPAPELIDEQHPIAYKEGSFSGFLDHISVKSVSEEDTYLDTLKIHEA, encoded by the exons ATGAAGTTGGTGCTGCCTGCAAGAAACTTGGGTTCTTTCAGGTATCTGTTAGGCTGCATTTGCAACACTGGAGTAGATGGAAACAAGCTTTCTACAACTATTTTCGATAAAGAGGGTGTTACATTCACGTCGTTTGCACACAGACAGATATTCAAGAGGAAATCTTTGTCCAACCCTTTTGAGTGGGAAAATCTTTGTCATCAACATGAGTTGCATTCCAATCAAATGCACGCCCAAGTA GTAATAAACCATGGAATTCCTAGTTGGGTCATGAAAGATGCAATAgactccgctgaagaactctttAGGTTGCCAACCGACAAGAAGATGTGTTTTGCTTCTGCCGATGTTCACGCCCCTGTTAGATATGGCACCAGTATGAATCATGTGATAGACAAGGTGCTGTTTTGGAGAGACTTCATCAAGCATTATGCTAATCCGATATCAGAATGGATCCATCTATGGCCATCGGATCCTCCAAGTTAcag AGAGAAGATGGGAAGCTATGCAAAGGCGGCAAACACATTACAGAAGCAATTAATGGAAGTGATCATGGAAAGCTTAGGACTGAATGCGGATTACTTACATGATGACATAGAAGAAGGTTCACAAGTCATGGATGTCAACTGCTACCCGGCCTGCCCGGAACCAGATCTTGCACTAGGGATGCCACCACACACGGATTATGGAACCCTCACAATCTTAAATCAAAGCCAGCAAGGACTTCAAATTATGGACCAAGATAAAAAATGGCATGCGGTTCCATTTGTTCAAGGTGCCCTAATAGTTCGGTTGGGAGATCAATTTGAAGTGTTGAGTAATGGAAGATACAAGAGTATACGTCATAGAGCCATTCTTGACACGCATAAACAGCGCCTGTCAATTGCTAGTATTCATAGTATGCCCATGGAGAAAAAAGTAGGACCAGCACCTGAGCTAATTGATGAGCAACACCCCATTGCCTACAAAGAAGGGAGCTTCAGTGGATTTCTTGATCACATCTCTGTTAAATCTGTATCAGAAGAAGATACCTACCTCGACACGTTAAAAATTCATGAAGCATGA
- the LOC111910143 gene encoding flavanone 3-dioxygenase 3 isoform X2, whose product MKLVLPARNLGSFRYLLGCICNTGVDGNKLSTTIFDKEGVTFTSFAHRQIFKRKSLSNPFEWENLCHQHELHSNQMHAQVINHGIPSWVMKDAIDSAEELFRLPTDKKMCFASADVHAPVRYGTSMNHVIDKVLFWRDFIKHYANPISEWIHLWPSDPPSYREKMGSYAKAANTLQKQLMEVIMESLGLNADYLHDDIEEGSQVMDVNCYPACPEPDLALGMPPHTDYGTLTILNQSQQGLQIMDQDKKWHAVPFVQGALIVRLGDQFEVLSNGRYKSIRHRAILDTHKQRLSIASIHSMPMEKKVGPAPELIDEQHPIAYKEGSFSGFLDHISVKSVSEEDTYLDTLKIHEA is encoded by the exons ATGAAGTTGGTGCTGCCTGCAAGAAACTTGGGTTCTTTCAGGTATCTGTTAGGCTGCATTTGCAACACTGGAGTAGATGGAAACAAGCTTTCTACAACTATTTTCGATAAAGAGGGTGTTACATTCACGTCGTTTGCACACAGACAGATATTCAAGAGGAAATCTTTGTCCAACCCTTTTGAGTGGGAAAATCTTTGTCATCAACATGAGTTGCATTCCAATCAAATGCACGCCCAA GTAATAAACCATGGAATTCCTAGTTGGGTCATGAAAGATGCAATAgactccgctgaagaactctttAGGTTGCCAACCGACAAGAAGATGTGTTTTGCTTCTGCCGATGTTCACGCCCCTGTTAGATATGGCACCAGTATGAATCATGTGATAGACAAGGTGCTGTTTTGGAGAGACTTCATCAAGCATTATGCTAATCCGATATCAGAATGGATCCATCTATGGCCATCGGATCCTCCAAGTTAcag AGAGAAGATGGGAAGCTATGCAAAGGCGGCAAACACATTACAGAAGCAATTAATGGAAGTGATCATGGAAAGCTTAGGACTGAATGCGGATTACTTACATGATGACATAGAAGAAGGTTCACAAGTCATGGATGTCAACTGCTACCCGGCCTGCCCGGAACCAGATCTTGCACTAGGGATGCCACCACACACGGATTATGGAACCCTCACAATCTTAAATCAAAGCCAGCAAGGACTTCAAATTATGGACCAAGATAAAAAATGGCATGCGGTTCCATTTGTTCAAGGTGCCCTAATAGTTCGGTTGGGAGATCAATTTGAAGTGTTGAGTAATGGAAGATACAAGAGTATACGTCATAGAGCCATTCTTGACACGCATAAACAGCGCCTGTCAATTGCTAGTATTCATAGTATGCCCATGGAGAAAAAAGTAGGACCAGCACCTGAGCTAATTGATGAGCAACACCCCATTGCCTACAAAGAAGGGAGCTTCAGTGGATTTCTTGATCACATCTCTGTTAAATCTGTATCAGAAGAAGATACCTACCTCGACACGTTAAAAATTCATGAAGCATGA